The genomic DNA TCGAGCGCGAAGGCCGCTCCGCTCGCGCCGTGTTCAATTCCGAGCCGGGCCGCCCGACCGGCAACGTCGTCACCGGGCGCAAGGGCGGCATCTTCATGCATCTGGCCATCACCGGCAAAGCCGCGCATTCCGGCGCCAACTTCGCCGCCGGCGTCAGCGCGATCGGCGAGCTCGCGCACAAGATCGTGCAGATCCACGCGCTCACCGATCTCGACAAGGGCATCACGCTGAATGTCGGCCTCGTCTCGGGCGGGCAGTCCGTCAACACCACGGCGCCCTCCGCCGAGGGCCAGATCGACCTGCGCTATGTCGATCCGGCGGATCGTGCGCGGGTGATGGATGCGATCGAAAGAATCGTCGCGACGTCTTACGTGCCGGGCACCAGCGCAGCGCTGACGATCAAGGGCGAGTTCGTGCCGGTGGTGCAGAGTGCGGAGTCCAAGACGCTGTTCGATGGCTATCAGGCGGCCGCGCGGCAGGTCGGCCTCACCACCCTGCAGGGCGAGTTCTCCGGCGGCTGCGCGGATTCCGGCTTCACCGCCGCCGTTGGCACGCCGACCATCTGCGGTCTCGGCCCGGTCGGCGGCCTCGCGCATACGCCGGAGGAATATCTCGAGATCGACAGCATCGTGCCGCGCGCGCAGGCCCTGGCGCTGGCGATTTTGCGGGGGTAGCCACGGCCTCCGCCGTCATGCCCGCCCGCGTCTCACGAATAACTCGGGGCGTCCGGCTTGCGGAAGATGTGGATGGGATCGCCGGGGATGATCACGGGCTGGCCAGAGAACATCGCATAGGCATAGAGCGCGAGATAGGCGATCGCGAGCGCGCCGACGGCGTAGAAGGCGAAGGTCGCGATGCGCTTCATCGATCCGCTCCATGGCCATCCCGAACCGGGAGACTCTGGCCGCTTCTAGAGCGATGAGGCGGAAAAGGCCAGCCTGCGCTTCCTCGGGCAGCGATCAAGCGCCGCGCCGGCCATGCGCGGGAAGGCTGACTTCGGCGAGCCTTGCGGCGTCTTCGTCCTGGTCGACCGCCACATACTGGCCGTGCCAATAAGCCAGCGCCGCGGTACGCATCGAGCTCTTGATGTCTCTGACACGGCCGATGACGATGCCGTGCGAGTGGCGCTCCATGATCTCCTCGACCTCGCAATCGAAGGCCGACAGCGCGCCGACCAGGAGCGGCACGCCCGAGACCGCCGTCACCCATTTGGCGCCTTTGAAACGATCGGCGCCCTTCAGCCCGCCTTTGCCGGCAAAGCGCTCGGCGACATCCAGCTGGTCGGCGGTGAGGATGTTCACGCCGAAGGCGCCGTGGCGCCGGATCAAGGGGAAGGACGAGGCATCCCGGTTGATGCTGACCAGCAGCGTCGGCGGCTCGACCGACAGCGAGGTCACCGAGGTCACCGTCATGCCGGTGATGTCCTTGCCTCTGCCGGCGGTGATGACGCTGACGCCGCCGGTGAGATGGCGCATGGCGCCGCGGAAATCGGCGGACGAGACGGGGATTTCAGTCATGAGATCGCGGGGCACTACATTCATAGCATTGCTCCCCGAAGCGGGGTTCCCTGTATTTAGGTACGATCGTCCGCCGATAACAAGTGGCTCGCCGCCAACCGGCTCCGAACCTAAAGCACTTAAAACGATGGTGCGGTCAGCCGCACTTGTCGAGATCTCTCAACGAAGAACAATGCGCATGCTGTCGCGCGTCCGACGACATGATCAATCGTTCAATCGGCGAGGCAAATGCAGGCAAATCTTTCCGCACGCAAATGTGAGGGCCGTTTGGTCGGGGCCGGACACAAAAGGCGAAAAACAACCCCATGCAAAGTAGCCGGCGATAACGGAATCAATCACTTACGCGGCAGGCTATTCGGCCTCAGGCAATGCGTTTGCTCCGTCGGGCAAAACAGGAGCATGATGGCATGATCGCGGAGTGGGGCCGCCGTGGCCTACAGGTCTAATGCATCCACCGCACCGGCAGATTCTGCAGTCCGCGAAACGCCCAACCGCCGATCCGCACTTCCTCGTCGTCGGCGATCTCGAGCATCTTTGCCCGTCCGAACAAGGTCGGCAGCGCGACGTCGGCGATCATGGCGCGGGAGGCGAAGGCGCCGGCGCAGAAATGCGGGCCGGCGCCGAACGCGACGCTCCTGGTCACGTCGCGACGCACGTCGAACTGATCGGCGCGGTCGAAATGCTTCTCGTCGCGATTGGCGGAGCCGAACATCAGGAACACGCGCTCGTCGGTTTCGAATGACACATCGCGGATGGACCACGGCTTTGCGATGCGGCGCGGCGACATGCCGATCGGCGAGATCCAGCGGGCATATTCCTCGAACGCCTGCAGCCAGGAGACTTCACCGCGCCTGACGAGATCGAGCTGCTCGGGATGGGTCAGCAGCGCCCATATCGTGCCGGCGATCGCCTTGCGCGGCTCGTTCTGCCCGCCCGAGATCGCGAGCTTGACGTTGGCGCGCACGCTTTCCATCGGCATGCCCGAGGCGAGGAGAACGCCGAGGATGCTCTGGTCGGGATTCTTGCGCAGCACCGGCAGGATGTCGTCGATCGCAGCGTCGATACCCGACGTCGCGGCATGGCAGCGCGCCTCGACCGCGGGATCGCCGGCATAGTTGGCGATGCCCTCGATCATGCCTTGCGACCAGGCGTCCATGTCCGCAAAGCCGATATTGGTGAGGCCGGTGATCGACTTCAGGCATTCGCCGGAGAACGGCAACGCGAAGTCGCGCATCAAATCGACCCGGCCGGGCGCGATCGACGCGAGGATGCGGTCGGCATGGGCCTGGAACTGCGCGGTCCAATGCGCCTTCACCGTCTTCGGCGACACCGTCGGGAACATCGCGCGGCGCTCGACCTGATGCGCCTCGCCGTCCTTGCGCATCATGTTGTGGCCCATCAGGCGGTTCATCAGGCCGGCGGGCTGGTGCGAGGAGAACACGTCGATCTGCTTCTCCGAGATCGAGATGTCGTCGCGGCAGGTGAGCAGCGTCGAGCCGAGCTGCGGCACGAAGGCAATCGGCGCTTCTTTCCGCATTTTCGCGAGCATTGGATAGGGATCGGCCCAGAATGCGGTGGGATCGATGTCGATTCGCGGCGCGGTGCTCAAGCTTCGCTCCCTTGCTGTATCCCTGCCGAGACCTAGCGTATCCAGGCGCCGCCGTCTGTCCCCAGCGATTGGGACAGGCGCGTTGGGTGCAGCTTCTAGGCCGCAACCTGCCCGAATGCGACTTTGGCGATCGCATCGCTCAGCACGTCGGCGCCGGCGCCCGGCCGCGTGCCCTGCTCGGCGAGATGGCGACGGAAGGCCCGTGCGCCGGGCACGGCATGAAATGCGCCGACGAAATGCCGCGTGATCGCATGCAGCCGCGTGCCGCGTGCGAGCTGCTGCTCGATATAGGGCATCACCGCCTCGAGCGCGGCCTGCATGGAGTCATGCGGGGGCGCTTCGCCAAAAATCTCGGAGTCGACGGAGAGCAGCCGCCACGGTTCCTGATAGGCGGCGCGGCCGAGCATCACGCCGTCGATATGGTCGAGATGCGCCTTCGCGTCGTCTACACCGGGGATGCCGCCGTTGATGATGATGGGCA from Bradyrhizobium sp. CCBAU 53351 includes the following:
- a CDS encoding M20 family metallopeptidase, whose amino-acid sequence is MSEGQITDWLASQRQAMVDLLRDVVNIDSGSYDKDGVDAVGARFERHFAEHGIPCRREANATFGDAIHAEVVKPGSNEKPVLLMGHRDTVFGKGEAGRRPFTIRDGRAYGPGVADMKSGLVMNVFVATAFHKFGGNPHPIKLLITSDEEIGSPSSRPVIEREGRSARAVFNSEPGRPTGNVVTGRKGGIFMHLAITGKAAHSGANFAAGVSAIGELAHKIVQIHALTDLDKGITLNVGLVSGGQSVNTTAPSAEGQIDLRYVDPADRARVMDAIERIVATSYVPGTSAALTIKGEFVPVVQSAESKTLFDGYQAAARQVGLTTLQGEFSGGCADSGFTAAVGTPTICGLGPVGGLAHTPEEYLEIDSIVPRAQALALAILRG
- a CDS encoding flavin reductase family protein, which encodes MNVVPRDLMTEIPVSSADFRGAMRHLTGGVSVITAGRGKDITGMTVTSVTSLSVEPPTLLVSINRDASSFPLIRRHGAFGVNILTADQLDVAERFAGKGGLKGADRFKGAKWVTAVSGVPLLVGALSAFDCEVEEIMERHSHGIVIGRVRDIKSSMRTAALAYWHGQYVAVDQDEDAARLAEVSLPAHGRRGA
- a CDS encoding cytochrome P450, with protein sequence MSTAPRIDIDPTAFWADPYPMLAKMRKEAPIAFVPQLGSTLLTCRDDISISEKQIDVFSSHQPAGLMNRLMGHNMMRKDGEAHQVERRAMFPTVSPKTVKAHWTAQFQAHADRILASIAPGRVDLMRDFALPFSGECLKSITGLTNIGFADMDAWSQGMIEGIANYAGDPAVEARCHAATSGIDAAIDDILPVLRKNPDQSILGVLLASGMPMESVRANVKLAISGGQNEPRKAIAGTIWALLTHPEQLDLVRRGEVSWLQAFEEYARWISPIGMSPRRIAKPWSIRDVSFETDERVFLMFGSANRDEKHFDRADQFDVRRDVTRSVAFGAGPHFCAGAFASRAMIADVALPTLFGRAKMLEIADDEEVRIGGWAFRGLQNLPVRWMH